A window from Thermodesulforhabdaceae bacterium encodes these proteins:
- the gspD gene encoding type II secretion system secretin GspD, protein MTVKRYVKYGMCLIILVSFGFLGGCASMGGKKEKAPSIIPQGLRDAARQAYSPSQSLPAQPQPSSQETIPGKGLAEKSKEGEESRQEAQKEAETIKFPEQKPKIKYGVLAPKGAPQKQPVGIPKGEEKQKLVLNFDKADIAEVTQQIFAQYLGLNYVLDPTIKIPLSFYLEGTYSLDELFRFITEVYWAHGIDVLERNGIYYIQPFNRTTATRARLLRPEEIRSDSGPRPGLCIYRLQYLTAERAQNIIRTLLTPNRPLIADPVTNTVIFVDAMDNIRTIVDILHTMDTNILKDMGVEVIQLEHLSPKEITDAFDKVIQKINPAYKDMVSRNLVVFPLERVSSLMVISSDPSLLKTAKEWIKSLDVEGRDSGEQFYVYFVKNGLAKNIVSILRELFTGKKDTTSQHLPQKAVSAEEKPASGKSGTTQEQQTQTATTGGVSSLGIKLTGEVSIMADETNNAIIVKATPMDYAKIKRVIEEIDILPRAVLIEMLIAEITLTDETQYGVEWFLKNKGMNIGGKKGTYSLVQNYGTQFNRNFDLGTATSQGISFFWGTLRGDIASLINLLSSLSHFNVLSAPTILATDNQKASITVGGKTPIISQQSVETTGTTLINTVQYVDTGIILNVTPHINAGGIVRMEVEQTIRDAVKNTVSGIDSPAFTERKITTNLLAKDGNTVVIGGIIQEKSNTARSGVPILSKIPYFGSVFSSTDRSKERTELLVAITPHVIDHAGNDASTEFLQKLNLLRAIMSEPSPSGTEATTPGQLPPPASSQQPSGEPKKTGGSK, encoded by the coding sequence ATGACTGTAAAGAGATACGTCAAATACGGAATGTGTCTAATTATCCTGGTATCTTTCGGATTTCTTGGAGGATGTGCTTCAATGGGGGGCAAAAAAGAAAAAGCTCCTTCCATAATCCCACAAGGGCTTAGAGATGCCGCAAGACAAGCCTATTCACCTTCACAATCCCTCCCGGCTCAGCCGCAACCATCATCACAAGAAACAATCCCAGGAAAAGGCTTAGCAGAAAAATCTAAGGAGGGCGAGGAATCTCGCCAAGAAGCCCAAAAAGAAGCGGAAACTATCAAATTCCCCGAACAAAAGCCAAAAATTAAATACGGAGTATTAGCTCCAAAAGGAGCTCCCCAAAAACAGCCTGTTGGTATTCCTAAAGGCGAAGAAAAGCAAAAACTTGTTTTGAATTTCGACAAAGCCGATATAGCCGAAGTAACTCAGCAGATTTTTGCTCAATATCTGGGGCTGAACTATGTTCTCGACCCAACTATTAAAATTCCTCTTAGTTTTTATCTCGAAGGAACATATAGCCTGGACGAACTTTTTAGGTTTATCACTGAAGTATATTGGGCTCATGGTATAGACGTACTAGAACGAAACGGCATATATTACATACAACCGTTTAATCGCACTACAGCCACCAGAGCAAGACTTTTAAGACCTGAGGAAATAAGGTCAGATAGTGGACCTCGGCCAGGATTATGTATATATCGGCTGCAATATCTTACAGCCGAAAGAGCTCAAAATATCATTCGCACACTTCTTACTCCCAATCGTCCTTTAATTGCTGATCCGGTCACAAACACGGTCATTTTTGTTGATGCCATGGACAACATCAGGACCATCGTTGACATACTGCATACAATGGATACCAACATATTGAAAGATATGGGGGTTGAAGTTATTCAGCTAGAACACCTCAGTCCAAAGGAAATCACTGATGCGTTTGACAAGGTAATCCAAAAGATTAATCCCGCTTACAAAGACATGGTTTCCAGAAACCTGGTTGTCTTTCCGCTGGAGCGAGTAAGTTCGCTGATGGTCATATCTTCTGATCCTAGTTTACTTAAGACTGCGAAAGAATGGATAAAATCGCTTGATGTTGAAGGGCGAGATTCAGGAGAGCAGTTTTACGTTTATTTTGTAAAAAATGGTCTGGCAAAAAATATTGTGAGTATCTTGAGGGAGCTGTTCACGGGGAAAAAGGATACGACATCCCAGCATCTGCCTCAAAAAGCCGTATCTGCTGAAGAAAAACCTGCTTCTGGGAAATCAGGCACCACACAGGAGCAACAGACTCAGACAGCAACTACTGGGGGAGTTTCGTCACTGGGAATTAAACTTACGGGAGAAGTATCCATTATGGCTGATGAAACAAATAACGCTATCATTGTCAAAGCAACTCCTATGGACTACGCCAAGATCAAGCGAGTCATTGAAGAAATAGACATTCTACCCAGAGCGGTTCTGATTGAAATGCTTATCGCCGAGATTACTCTCACCGACGAGACTCAGTATGGTGTGGAATGGTTCCTCAAAAACAAAGGCATGAACATAGGAGGAAAGAAAGGAACATATAGTTTGGTTCAGAATTACGGGACTCAATTTAACAGAAACTTTGATCTAGGGACGGCAACATCCCAGGGTATAAGCTTTTTCTGGGGCACATTGAGAGGAGATATTGCTTCGCTTATAAACCTTTTGTCTTCCCTTAGCCATTTTAATGTCTTATCCGCACCAACCATACTTGCTACCGATAACCAGAAGGCCAGTATCACCGTAGGTGGTAAAACACCAATCATAAGCCAGCAATCAGTTGAAACAACCGGCACAACCCTCATAAATACCGTGCAGTATGTAGATACCGGTATTATTCTTAATGTCACCCCTCATATAAATGCTGGCGGAATTGTAAGAATGGAAGTTGAACAAACTATTCGCGATGCTGTGAAAAATACTGTCTCAGGAATTGACTCCCCTGCTTTTACAGAGCGAAAAATAACCACTAACTTATTAGCAAAGGATGGAAATACGGTTGTAATTGGAGGAATCATCCAGGAAAAGAGCAATACAGCTAGATCGGGAGTGCCCATTTTAAGCAAAATCCCTTATTTCGGATCAGTTTTTTCTTCTACAGACAGGTCAAAGGAACGAACAGAGTTGTTGGTGGCCATTACTCCCCATGTAATTGATCATGCTGGAAATGATGCTTCAACTGAATTCCTGCAGAAGCTTAATCTTTTAAGAGCAATTATGTCAGAACCTTCACCTTCAGGAACTGAGGCAACAACTCCAGGTCAATTGCCTCCACCCGCTTCATCTCAACAACCATCCGGAGAACCAAAGAAAACAGGCGGCTCAAAATGA
- a CDS encoding PilN domain-containing protein, translated as MLGTFKVAKNLVAIYPIGTKTLITTAERKRRKWNITSIESRHEEASESWIDLIAKIIASVPNPQRTYLMLILPRSEYFFTKAIYPKHLEDNIDKVLAYNQSEHVFFKNGCAVLSTSAATEAESIIAALYWVKKSLLEHLSQEVEKFEDFLVIPDAIILSEGLIFSADYVPSPNGSFWGLFPNGENIHAIHLIKGQGVTESITVTPQKSFLWEILKKKLQKSQIIFCSESLDLEKLISMEIGNREEIGSEEHPEGALSEEQSFPEKVSGKPQLSSVAIEEIIHHGLSKILDNSLVRGFDHSLRVNLPKVPRWCYGLLAIFLLYVLFSGYMIFEKNHLRVKLAQVKKERIALEEQWKPIEQQIKTVEQMEQDKKNLETLTTQVIPIREFMEVLSTKTPKDTWINNFILTQGNKVILRGDSKSAVQYMGELSKIPGFTNVKFISPVRKDSGSDKEFFNIEITVDWDAFRKAQQAQ; from the coding sequence ATGCTTGGAACCTTTAAAGTTGCGAAAAACCTGGTTGCTATTTACCCGATCGGCACCAAAACACTAATTACTACAGCCGAAAGGAAAAGGCGTAAATGGAATATCACATCCATTGAGTCTCGCCATGAAGAAGCTTCAGAAAGCTGGATTGATCTTATCGCCAAGATCATAGCGAGCGTGCCTAATCCGCAGCGGACTTATTTAATGCTCATACTTCCAAGGTCTGAATACTTTTTTACAAAAGCGATTTATCCAAAACACCTTGAAGATAATATCGATAAAGTTCTTGCTTATAATCAGAGTGAACATGTTTTCTTCAAAAATGGCTGTGCTGTCCTTTCGACAAGTGCCGCAACAGAAGCTGAATCTATTATTGCTGCTCTTTACTGGGTTAAGAAATCTTTGCTGGAACATCTATCCCAAGAAGTCGAAAAATTTGAGGATTTTTTGGTAATTCCAGATGCGATAATCCTGTCGGAGGGGTTAATTTTTAGCGCAGACTATGTTCCATCGCCCAACGGATCTTTTTGGGGACTTTTTCCTAATGGCGAAAACATTCATGCAATCCACCTTATTAAAGGCCAGGGTGTCACAGAATCGATTACGGTAACCCCTCAAAAAAGCTTTCTCTGGGAGATACTCAAAAAGAAACTCCAAAAAAGCCAAATCATATTTTGTTCGGAATCGCTCGATCTGGAAAAACTTATATCTATGGAAATAGGAAACCGAGAAGAAATCGGTAGTGAAGAACATCCAGAAGGCGCACTCTCTGAAGAGCAGAGTTTTCCAGAAAAGGTTTCAGGCAAGCCACAACTTTCCTCCGTTGCTATCGAAGAAATCATCCACCATGGACTCTCTAAAATACTGGATAATTCTCTGGTTCGAGGTTTTGATCATTCACTACGAGTAAATCTACCTAAAGTGCCGCGGTGGTGCTACGGTCTCCTGGCCATTTTTCTGCTCTACGTCCTATTTTCAGGCTATATGATTTTTGAGAAAAACCACCTAAGAGTCAAACTAGCTCAGGTTAAAAAAGAAAGAATTGCCCTGGAAGAACAGTGGAAGCCCATTGAACAGCAGATAAAAACTGTGGAGCAAATGGAACAGGATAAGAAAAATCTCGAGACCTTAACAACTCAGGTAATTCCGATACGAGAATTTATGGAAGTTCTTTCCACAAAAACCCCTAAAGACACTTGGATAAACAATTTCATACTGACTCAGGGAAACAAAGTAATTCTCCGTGGGGACAGCAAGTCAGCCGTGCAATATATGGGAGAGCTTTCCAAAATACCGGGATTTACAAATGTCAAGTTTATTTCTCCCGTGCGTAAGGACTCCGGGTCGGACAAGGAATTTTTTAACATAGAAATTACAGTAGATTGGGATGCTTTCAGAAAGGCACAGCAGGCGCAATGA
- a CDS encoding prepilin-type N-terminal cleavage/methylation domain-containing protein yields the protein MLLALLSAKKLRLPKGFTLMEVVIAITVGAMVMGILSVALSLSVRTWEQSKKPLKNELDDLMELFSTQIIFLNQSPLPYRGGNAPLFLGKKNEIFFATNFSPIGRSMNCPVMVHYRFDEEKQTLTYRQVIIPGNIPEGSTLIDDFIAMQENAEALITIPSVRAFNLKYFEQIDGQALEKWDKPGSIPFKILVEVQTSEGEKMLVRSSYPNLFGNLSPASTHQTPTKSGKK from the coding sequence TTGCTTTTAGCATTATTGTCAGCGAAAAAGCTCAGACTCCCTAAAGGTTTTACTCTTATGGAAGTTGTTATAGCTATCACCGTTGGAGCAATGGTTATGGGAATTCTATCTGTCGCCCTTTCGTTATCGGTGCGGACCTGGGAACAGTCAAAAAAGCCACTTAAAAACGAACTTGATGATCTTATGGAACTTTTTTCTACTCAGATCATTTTCCTGAATCAGTCACCTTTACCCTATCGTGGAGGCAATGCACCGCTTTTCCTGGGAAAGAAGAATGAAATCTTCTTTGCTACAAACTTTTCTCCCATTGGACGCTCCATGAACTGTCCGGTCATGGTTCACTACCGTTTTGATGAGGAAAAGCAGACCCTTACTTATCGTCAGGTGATTATTCCCGGGAATATTCCTGAAGGTTCAACCCTGATAGATGATTTCATAGCCATGCAGGAAAATGCTGAAGCTCTGATAACCATTCCTTCAGTAAGAGCTTTTAATCTTAAATATTTTGAGCAGATAGATGGACAGGCTTTGGAAAAGTGGGATAAACCAGGCTCGATACCATTCAAAATTCTAGTGGAAGTGCAAACATCTGAAGGCGAAAAAATGCTAGTTAGAAGTTCCTACCCCAACCTTTTTGGAAACCTTAGCCCAGCATCCACCCATCAAACACCAACTAAATCTGGAAAGAAATAA
- a CDS encoding prepilin-type N-terminal cleavage/methylation domain-containing protein: MKSRIKRVSSLSSQGFTLIEVLVSLLIATILIGSAMALVGVSMKNVRHMDRIRTASPILDAAAQEIIRDPSKALTTPIILKDFPGEPSVSVEVQPVEDPAVTAKLYRITLHYGGETLAFSIIVSEKAQTP, translated from the coding sequence ATGAAATCCAGGATTAAGCGGGTTAGTTCACTTAGCTCCCAGGGTTTTACCCTGATTGAAGTGCTTGTGTCGCTTCTCATTGCCACGATCCTTATTGGAAGTGCTATGGCTTTAGTTGGCGTTTCAATGAAAAACGTTCGGCACATGGACAGAATTAGAACTGCTTCCCCTATTCTGGATGCTGCTGCTCAGGAAATCATACGAGATCCTAGCAAAGCTCTTACGACTCCTATAATCCTTAAAGACTTTCCCGGTGAACCCTCTGTCTCGGTTGAAGTCCAACCAGTAGAAGATCCTGCAGTAACTGCCAAACTATATAGAATCACTCTTCACTACGGAGGTGAAACACTTGCTTTTAGCATTATTGTCAGCGAAAAAGCTCAGACTCCCTAA
- a CDS encoding type II secretion system protein — protein MINSFARTSRDQKAFTFVELIVVLLIISLAIAIVAPKIVVGSRQMQEREFVITVQSLLERARTRAMVSGYPTVIWLDGENRQLILKPELVEIPRNVDIYGQGLTETGDGYYLTFFPDGTSSAHKLEVVFDGSRRIFIELNPISGSIYWYEIQD, from the coding sequence ATGATAAATAGTTTTGCCAGGACTTCGCGAGATCAAAAAGCCTTCACCTTCGTTGAATTGATTGTTGTGCTTTTGATTATCTCTCTCGCCATTGCTATAGTCGCTCCCAAAATAGTTGTGGGTAGCCGTCAGATGCAGGAACGAGAATTTGTCATAACGGTTCAGAGCCTTTTGGAACGCGCTAGAACCAGAGCCATGGTATCTGGATACCCAACTGTGATCTGGCTTGATGGCGAAAACCGCCAGTTAATACTTAAACCCGAATTGGTGGAAATCCCCAGGAATGTGGATATATACGGACAGGGACTCACAGAAACTGGAGATGGATATTATCTGACCTTTTTCCCGGATGGCACATCTTCAGCTCACAAGCTGGAGGTCGTCTTTGACGGTTCAAGAAGAATTTTTATTGAACTGAATCCCATTTCAGGATCCATTTACTGGTATGAAATCCAGGATTAA
- a CDS encoding type II secretion system F family protein — protein MGFFAYRAIDSSGVTAKGIIEASTAEEAAKKLRSNRLYPTKIEPVGRGRTRRRIPDEVIIGFCRDLADLLAAGLPIDRSLNLLAGQEHNQEFKRILVDIGRNVQEGKPLSDAVESQEDVFGSLVGHMVRAGEASGALEAVLRRLGEYLERRRAFKQSLLSASIYPLLLLSMSFLSMVVLLVYVIPRFARIFEDLQQGVPFVTRVLLKAGTMLEHYGWIIPIALIGLFFAVRSLHLSVEGRKQLDGLLMKIPLIKRLLLYTNLSRFFLAMGTMVRAGVPLLRAIALARNVVENAVIKTELSPLYDNVKAGKPVSSVFAGKEIFPSRIAPMLRVGEEKGELGETLLALGSYFEQETEKILRRLITLLEPAVIIGTGLVIGAMVLSMFSAIVSVSDIKF, from the coding sequence ATGGGATTTTTTGCCTATAGAGCCATTGATTCGTCGGGTGTAACTGCAAAGGGAATTATAGAAGCATCAACGGCAGAAGAAGCGGCTAAAAAGCTCCGTAGTAACCGGCTTTATCCGACAAAGATAGAACCTGTCGGTAGAGGCAGAACCCGCCGTAGAATTCCCGATGAAGTAATCATAGGATTCTGTAGAGACCTTGCTGATCTACTTGCGGCAGGACTTCCAATTGATCGTAGCTTAAATTTGCTGGCTGGCCAGGAACATAATCAAGAATTCAAGAGAATCCTTGTGGATATTGGTCGAAATGTCCAGGAAGGAAAGCCTCTCTCCGATGCTGTAGAAAGTCAGGAGGATGTCTTCGGGTCGCTGGTCGGACATATGGTAAGAGCAGGCGAAGCAAGTGGAGCGCTCGAAGCCGTCCTTCGCCGACTTGGCGAATATTTAGAACGAAGAAGAGCTTTCAAACAGAGTCTTCTCTCGGCATCTATATACCCTTTGCTACTTCTCAGCATGAGCTTCCTTTCTATGGTGGTGCTCCTTGTGTATGTAATTCCGAGATTTGCTAGGATCTTCGAAGATCTTCAGCAGGGCGTGCCATTTGTAACCAGAGTTCTTCTAAAGGCCGGGACAATGCTGGAACACTACGGATGGATTATACCCATAGCGCTAATTGGCTTATTCTTTGCCGTAAGAAGCCTTCATCTAAGCGTTGAAGGAAGAAAACAGCTTGATGGATTGCTCATGAAAATTCCTCTTATAAAACGATTGCTACTTTACACCAATTTGTCCCGATTCTTTCTTGCTATGGGCACAATGGTGCGAGCAGGAGTTCCTCTTCTGAGAGCAATCGCTCTGGCTCGCAACGTGGTTGAAAATGCAGTCATCAAGACCGAACTATCCCCGCTTTACGATAACGTAAAAGCCGGAAAACCCGTAAGTAGCGTCTTTGCTGGTAAAGAGATCTTTCCTTCACGCATTGCTCCCATGCTACGAGTAGGTGAAGAAAAGGGGGAGCTGGGGGAAACGCTCCTGGCTTTAGGTTCATACTTTGAACAAGAGACAGAAAAAATCCTTCGCCGACTCATAACTTTATTGGAGCCGGCGGTCATTATCGGGACAGGTTTGGTTATTGGAGCGATGGTGTTAAGCATGTTTTCTGCTATTGTTAGTGTGAGCGACATAAAGTTCTAG
- a CDS encoding ATPase, T2SS/T4P/T4SS family, translating into MEATYMEDIAQIIGKKFGLSEETINTLSTYLFHFNMPLMDALERVGIRDEETVLSMLSDAYGLKVLKSSEYPERPVLFDGISVDFLRYHSVIPLSYDDSSVAIIMNDPWDLAPLEVLERYFADIPVRYYLGHRDEIRTAIDRLYGSEMTESGERKILEGTVGDSIELYEDDLERLRGMAQEAPVVRLVNVLITRALDMRASDIHFEPTEKAFKVRCRIDGVLYELDSPPKNMQPAIISRLKLMANMDIAERRLPQDGRIKLRFGYRDVDIRVSTAPTIYGESVVLRLLSQEAVEYDLERLGMAKEHLDVIYELIERPFGMILVTGPTGSGKTTTLYAVLRRLNKSTKKIITVEDPVEYQIDGINQIQVKPQINLTFANALRSLVRQDPDVLLIGEIRDHETADIAIESALTGHLVFSTLHTNDAPGAITRLRDLGIESFLIADSLLAVMAQRLVRVLCPYCKQPYKASREDIQALSKWTENLSEDITLWRHVGCKECGFTGFRGREGIYELFPIKDEIRSAIVAGQEATQLAKLARKYGYHPLIFHGFQKVLDGVTTISEVLRVTSLF; encoded by the coding sequence ATGGAAGCTACATACATGGAAGATATTGCACAAATAATTGGTAAAAAATTCGGGCTTTCAGAAGAAACCATCAATACCCTATCAACCTATCTTTTCCATTTCAATATGCCTCTTATGGATGCATTAGAAAGAGTTGGAATTAGAGACGAAGAAACAGTTTTATCGATGCTGTCAGATGCATACGGACTTAAGGTTCTTAAAAGCAGTGAGTATCCCGAACGACCTGTGCTTTTTGACGGCATCTCGGTTGATTTTCTTCGTTATCACTCAGTAATTCCTCTTTCATATGATGATTCTAGCGTAGCCATAATTATGAACGACCCCTGGGATCTCGCTCCACTCGAAGTACTCGAACGATATTTCGCCGACATTCCCGTTCGGTATTATCTAGGGCATCGGGATGAAATAAGAACAGCAATAGATCGCCTTTACGGATCAGAAATGACCGAATCCGGAGAAAGAAAAATCCTTGAAGGAACAGTCGGCGATTCGATTGAGCTTTATGAAGACGATCTGGAACGGCTCCGCGGGATGGCTCAGGAAGCACCCGTAGTGAGGCTTGTAAATGTTCTCATTACGAGAGCTCTTGATATGCGCGCATCGGATATTCATTTTGAACCGACCGAAAAGGCATTCAAGGTAAGATGCCGTATAGACGGCGTTTTATACGAACTGGACTCACCCCCTAAAAACATGCAACCGGCTATAATTAGTCGCCTTAAGCTCATGGCAAATATGGATATCGCCGAAAGAAGGCTTCCCCAGGATGGGCGAATCAAATTAAGATTTGGTTACAGAGATGTGGACATTCGAGTCTCCACAGCTCCAACCATTTACGGTGAAAGTGTGGTTTTAAGGCTTCTTTCTCAAGAAGCCGTTGAATATGACCTTGAACGCCTTGGCATGGCTAAAGAACATCTGGATGTAATATATGAACTCATAGAACGTCCTTTCGGAATGATTTTAGTAACAGGTCCCACAGGATCTGGAAAAACCACCACTCTTTACGCTGTGCTCAGAAGACTGAACAAATCTACGAAAAAGATTATAACCGTTGAAGACCCGGTGGAATACCAGATAGACGGCATTAATCAGATCCAGGTTAAGCCGCAGATAAACCTAACCTTTGCAAATGCTCTTAGATCTCTCGTGCGTCAGGACCCAGATGTGTTGCTAATCGGGGAAATTCGAGATCATGAAACGGCAGATATTGCTATCGAGTCGGCTCTTACGGGACACCTTGTTTTTTCAACTCTTCACACAAATGATGCTCCAGGAGCTATCACAAGACTTCGAGATTTAGGGATTGAATCCTTCCTGATAGCAGATTCTCTACTTGCCGTGATGGCTCAGAGATTGGTAAGAGTGCTTTGTCCATACTGTAAACAGCCCTATAAAGCCAGCAGGGAAGACATACAAGCGTTAAGCAAATGGACTGAAAACCTTTCAGAAGATATTACTCTCTGGCGTCACGTCGGATGCAAAGAATGCGGCTTTACGGGATTTCGCGGACGAGAAGGCATTTACGAACTCTTTCCCATAAAAGATGAAATACGATCCGCAATTGTGGCGGGTCAGGAAGCTACTCAGCTTGCAAAACTTGCTAGAAAATACGGATACCATCCTTTGATATTTCACGGATTTCAAAAGGTTCTTGATGGTGTAACAACCATATCAGAGGTGCTTAGAGTTACAAGTCTGTTTTAG
- a CDS encoding 1,4-dihydroxy-6-naphthoate synthase — MKTKLAIGFSPCPNDTFIFCDLVNGKISDLPFNIEYVIADVEQLNRMAQDKRLDVVKTSVASYPNLSHEYAILTSGGALTWKDGPIVVSKQPLSMEEFRHTSIAIPGKGTTAAMLLDIFNLHEGPRHEMLFSDIMPAVRDGFVNAGVVIHEGRWTYQSYGLVKILDLGELWNKTFEVPLPLGIIAIKRTLLTKGYGQLINEALRNSILYARSHRSEVYHFIEKYASEMGKDIVDKHIDAFVNEFSEDLGIIGRRAVYRFVEEATKNKKIRKPTTLFWDETRIDNRHCEV; from the coding sequence ATGAAAACCAAGCTAGCCATAGGTTTCTCGCCCTGCCCTAATGATACTTTTATATTTTGCGATCTTGTAAATGGAAAGATTTCGGATTTGCCCTTTAATATAGAATATGTCATTGCAGACGTTGAGCAACTTAACAGGATGGCACAGGATAAAAGGCTCGATGTGGTGAAAACATCCGTAGCATCTTACCCTAATCTATCTCACGAATACGCCATACTTACATCTGGAGGAGCATTAACCTGGAAGGATGGGCCAATTGTTGTATCAAAGCAACCGCTATCCATGGAAGAATTTCGCCATACATCGATAGCTATTCCCGGAAAAGGCACAACAGCCGCTATGCTCCTGGACATTTTTAATTTGCATGAAGGGCCCAGACATGAGATGCTCTTTAGCGACATTATGCCTGCCGTTAGAGATGGCTTTGTGAATGCTGGTGTAGTTATCCACGAAGGCCGATGGACATATCAGTCCTACGGGCTGGTAAAAATTTTAGACCTTGGAGAGCTATGGAATAAAACCTTTGAAGTTCCTTTACCTCTGGGCATTATTGCTATCAAGCGGACGTTATTAACCAAAGGCTATGGTCAATTAATCAACGAAGCTCTGAGAAACAGCATTTTATATGCCAGATCTCACAGAAGCGAAGTTTATCATTTTATAGAAAAATACGCGAGCGAAATGGGAAAAGATATTGTTGATAAACACATAGACGCTTTTGTAAATGAATTCTCGGAAGATCTCGGGATCATCGGGAGGCGAGCTGTTTATCGCTTTGTTGAAGAAGCGACAAAGAACAAAAAGATTCGCAAGCCTACAACGCTTTTCTGGGATGAAACAAGAATTGATAACAGACACTGTGAGGTGTAA
- the mqnB gene encoding futalosine hydrolase, with translation MNSKLKPFAWVLASIKSELKPLIESKQGEVYPFHGQQLWKLECSKGRIILLATTGIGKANASFTVGALAEKSDYPEIIINVGIAGCYDSTPVSIGDVVIVTECIMGDEGVWHEKDYMSSYDAIGISPLESIDDALYGRIALKFEKVVKLLPSGIHYQERVLQDKTERLDLREEPARAFRVWYGSSCSVGLASGSPEVALFRQKTYGAWIEEMEVSAIALAALRMGIPIVAIRGVSNRVGERDKSLWQMDRAISNACSCVIKILQSGLTDDGLE, from the coding sequence ATGAATAGCAAGTTAAAACCTTTTGCGTGGGTGCTGGCTAGCATTAAAAGTGAACTGAAGCCTTTAATAGAAAGCAAGCAAGGAGAAGTTTATCCTTTTCATGGCCAGCAACTGTGGAAGCTGGAGTGTTCCAAAGGAAGGATTATATTACTTGCTACGACGGGCATTGGAAAAGCAAATGCTTCCTTTACTGTTGGCGCATTAGCTGAAAAATCCGATTATCCTGAAATTATTATAAACGTTGGTATCGCAGGCTGTTATGACTCTACCCCTGTCTCGATAGGGGATGTAGTGATTGTTACAGAATGTATAATGGGAGATGAAGGAGTCTGGCACGAAAAAGATTATATGTCATCTTACGACGCTATCGGCATCTCACCGCTGGAATCTATAGATGACGCCCTTTACGGCAGAATCGCTCTTAAATTTGAAAAAGTAGTAAAATTGCTTCCATCTGGGATTCATTACCAGGAAAGAGTTCTTCAGGACAAAACAGAGCGTCTAGATCTAAGGGAAGAACCAGCTAGGGCTTTCAGGGTTTGGTATGGATCAAGTTGCTCTGTGGGGCTTGCAAGCGGGTCGCCAGAAGTTGCTTTATTTCGTCAAAAAACCTATGGAGCCTGGATTGAGGAAATGGAAGTTTCGGCTATTGCTCTGGCTGCGCTAAGAATGGGAATTCCTATTGTCGCCATTAGAGGCGTAAGCAACAGAGTCGGTGAGAGAGACAAGTCACTGTGGCAGATGGATAGAGCTATCTCTAACGCATGTAGTTGCGTAATAAAAATCCTTCAAAGCGGTTTGACTGATGATGGTCTTGAATAA